The following nucleotide sequence is from Cellvibrio sp. PSBB006.
ATCAGGAAGATCAACTGATCCACCGCATTGAAGGGTGCAGAAGCGCGATTGTTTTCCCAATCGCCCAGCGCCGCCGGGAAGTTGTAGTTAAACTCCAGGGTTTCCCACTGGCCGGAGGTGGTGGTCTGGGCCTGATAGAAGCTGTGACGCCCCACCTGCCAGTCTTCCGGTCCGACAGAAGCCGCCGCCAATTCATTTTCCAGGTTCATGGAGATGATAGTGCCCGCCGGGGCCGTCGTATGAACGTCCACCAGCACGCGCACCATACCGTGACGGGCGTCGAGCGCGTCAGGAATACCGGTCACGCCGTTGAAGGCAAGCGTGTCGTAGGTTGCACCCGGATCACGCACATAACGCAGCACGTTCGCTGAGTTATTTACGCCGTTCGGCGCCGGATTAGCGACCACTGAATGAGCGCCGCTGGTCGCCGGTGAGGCTTTGATCGCGCCGTTGGTGGTGCCGTCAAAGTTGGCCACCATGGATTGCAGGCTGTAGCCATTGTCGGGGCGCACGATGCGGATGTTATCCAGATACAACTCCGCCGGCAGGTTGAAGCCTGCGTGGACCATAAACACCAAAGCATCCGCTTCGCTGGCGGCGATATTGGAGTCCGGCGTGCCGGTGTAATACAGCTCTACCGTATGCCACTGACCCGGTTTGCCCATGGTGCCGAGGAAACGTGCGAGGCGACCGGTGTTGCCGTCCCAGGGTTCCGCAGCGCCGGCAGCGGCTGAATTCTCCAGGCCGCCGCCCAAGTCTTTACCTAGCAAGCTGTTGCCTGCTGTGAAGTAGACATCCGCAAACAACTTGGCGCGGCCACTGCGCAGTTCGCCCGCGTCGATATTGCCGAAACCGGTGAGCTTGAGGTTATCCCACTGCTGGGACGCATCGCGGATGTAATGCAGCACACTGTTGGAGGTATTGATACCACCCGGTGCCGGGTTGGTGGTGACGCCGCTTTGGGTCAGCGCAAAACCGTTTTGCAGGTGGGTTACGCCCAAACCATTTTCATAGTTGGTCACGACCTGCACATCGCCCTGCTCAATGGTGACCGGCTTGCTGAAGGTCTGGGTACCGGCACAACCGGTGTTGAAGGTCACGCTGAAATCGCCGTTGCGCGCGCTGCTGCCGATGGATACGGTAATTTCGCGCGTGCCCTGACCGGACAGGATGTTTACACCCGCCGGTACGCTCCACTGGTAGCTGGCGCCTGCAGGGCCATCAATGCGGTAGGTCTTGCGGGTTTCACCGCGATAAGCGTAGGTGTCGCCTTCTACCGACCAGGTGTCCTCGTTTTTGTAGACCGCCACATGGTCCACCTGCATCAACTGAATCGGCGCTTCCGAGCCGTCCGGGTTGCCGCTGAACCAACCGCCGATAGCGAGGTTGAGGATGAAGTGGAAAGGACGGTTGTAGAAAGCATCCCAGTTGGAGCGGACGGGGTTGGGGCCATCCAGCTGTGCGCGGGTCATGCTGAGTTTGGGTACATCGTTAACCAGCCACACAATGCGGTCCGGGTACCATTCAACCGCGTAGGTCTGGAATTCGGTCTTGGTGCGACCGGCTTCGGGGTGGATGGTATTCAGGCTGGGATCGGGCCAGCCGGTGTTGCCGTTGTAGGGCCAATAAGGACCGTAATGCAGGGTGCCGTGGATTTCTTCGGTGGTACCGCCGGCTTCCATGATGTCGATCTCACCACCATTGGGCCAGCCGTGGGAGTCGCGCGGCAGTTCGCTGGGCATCATCCAGAAGGCCGGCCAGGTGCCGGAGCCATTGGGCAACTTGATGCGTGCTTCCATCTTGCCGTAGGTAAAGTCTTTACCGTGCTTGGACCGCAGGCGCGCGGAAGTCCAGGTCTTGCCCTGATAGGCTTCGCGAATCGCCTTGATGTTCAGCAGGCCATTCTCGACATAGAGGTTTTCAGGCCGTTCGGTGTAGAACTGCAACTCATTGTTACCGCCGCCATCGCCATTCACCTCGGCGGACCAGACTTGTTTGTTGAGGGTGTTGAAATCGTCGCGCCAGACTTCTGTCCAGCCGCATGCGCTTTGAGCAAAGGAAGTATTACTGGCGGCTAGCATCGCCAGCGCCATGATTGTCTTTTTCATTCTTTAGGCCTCGTCAATTATTGTTATCCTGAAGCCGGCAGGGCAAAACCTGTACCGATGTGTCCTTGTGTAACGAGAATCGCATACTCACCCAAACCCTTCGTCCCACTTTGGCCGTGAAGGGCAAGGTGGATTAGGTCCACCTTTCATCGCAAAGTGACAACAGCTCGCGAAGCCGCGCCGTTAAAGGACTTGCATGCTAGTGTCGGAGCCATTTGCCAAACAGGGGCGACACAAGAAAAAACGCATTAACACGCGTTCTGATCCGTGAAGTATGAAGTGGGAAAAACAAAATAATCGCAGTCTCTGCTCACGCTAAAATCGCTACTGCAATTTTTTATCCGGTCCGGGTGGCCTGGTCCGCAGAGTGTGAACCTGATCATGGTTATGGGATGTGTAAATCATTAATAGGATATGTTCGCTAACGCACGTCATCGTAGTGCTTAAATCTTTTATAAACGAGCCATTACGCGTGATGGCGTTATATAAGCTCGAATTAACCGGCAAAAAAACGATTTATTCCAACAAAGTTGTAAGCGACTGCGGTCAGGTTCACATTTCCTCTTTGGATAAAAACTATGGCTGGGCTACTCTCTATAATCTGAATCACCATTTATTCACCTGCGCACTATCATCAGGTAATCATGGCATCAGGTAAACATTGCATCATGGCAACTGCTCCGTGATCTCAGGATCGCCGGGGGGACGTGCTGTCGGTCGGGTCGAGGTGCGAATGGATAAGATGCACAAAGTATTGGCACTGATTGCATTGCTATGCCACAGCCTCGTCGTTTGCGCTGGCGGAAACCACGATGGCATTGAGCACCAGGTCAAGGCCGCCTTTCTCTATAAGTTTGCTGGCTATGTCGAGTGGCCTGCGACTGCTTTTTCTGCAACGGACGAAAATTTCCAGATCGGCGTCGTCAATGCAGACGATGTGGCCGATGAGTTGATCCGGCTAAGCGACGGCATCCAGATCAATGAACGCCCCGTCAGCATCAAACGCTTCTCCGCCTCTGACCGGATCTCCGGTGTGCAGATGTTATTTGTGGGTCGTCAGGCCGGGCAAAAGCTGCAAAGCATATTGCACCAGGTTGATTCCGCGCCGGTGCTGACCGTCACCGAAACAGAAGGCGCACTTGAATCGGGTAGCATTATTAATTTTGTTCCCGTTGATGACTACATTCGCTTTGAGATTTCTGTCACGCGCGCAAATCTTTGCGACATAAAAATAAGTGCACGTTTGCTGAACGTCGCCCTGAATATTCAGAAGCGGAGTTAACCATGAACCCCGTTCGCCTTCGCTCAGTTCGTCAAAAATTGTTGCTCATCGTGCTGCTCGCGAATATTTTTGCGCTGGCTGCTGCGGGCAGCGCCTTGCTGTACCACGATTTAAATGAGTATCGCAAAACAACTGCCGCCGCATTGACCACGCTCGCCAGTATTCTTGCCCAGGGCAGTGCCGTCGCCCTGGACTTTGATGACGTTGATGTAGCCCAGGAAAACCTGGCATTACTTGAAGCCAACCCCAGCATTGTCGTGGGTGCAATCTTCACCAGCGACG
It contains:
- a CDS encoding discoidin domain-containing protein, giving the protein MKKTIMALAMLAASNTSFAQSACGWTEVWRDDFNTLNKQVWSAEVNGDGGGNNELQFYTERPENLYVENGLLNIKAIREAYQGKTWTSARLRSKHGKDFTYGKMEARIKLPNGSGTWPAFWMMPSELPRDSHGWPNGGEIDIMEAGGTTEEIHGTLHYGPYWPYNGNTGWPDPSLNTIHPEAGRTKTEFQTYAVEWYPDRIVWLVNDVPKLSMTRAQLDGPNPVRSNWDAFYNRPFHFILNLAIGGWFSGNPDGSEAPIQLMQVDHVAVYKNEDTWSVEGDTYAYRGETRKTYRIDGPAGASYQWSVPAGVNILSGQGTREITVSIGSSARNGDFSVTFNTGCAGTQTFSKPVTIEQGDVQVVTNYENGLGVTHLQNGFALTQSGVTTNPAPGGINTSNSVLHYIRDASQQWDNLKLTGFGNIDAGELRSGRAKLFADVYFTAGNSLLGKDLGGGLENSAAAGAAEPWDGNTGRLARFLGTMGKPGQWHTVELYYTGTPDSNIAASEADALVFMVHAGFNLPAELYLDNIRIVRPDNGYSLQSMVANFDGTTNGAIKASPATSGAHSVVANPAPNGVNNSANVLRYVRDPGATYDTLAFNGVTGIPDALDARHGMVRVLVDVHTTAPAGTIISMNLENELAAASVGPEDWQVGRHSFYQAQTTTSGQWETLEFNYNFPAALGDWENNRASAPFNAVDQLIFLITPGQATSGTFHFDNVRVMAYNDNAPACVGSGCASSSSTSSVPSSSSSASSVPPSSSSSSSSVVPSSSSSVSSSVSSSSSSSSSTPAVNLVSNGRPVFASSQLMAASNAVDGDGGTRWESSHAVDPSWITVDLQSPRYLAQVVIDWEAANAANYQVQGSNNNADWTTLATRTGGTFGNRTDTVNVSGNYRYVRIYGTARSAGNNWGYSIFELKVYAGAEPVLLPLSNAAASTQLLPASAAIDGNGGTRWESAHALDPSWFSVDLGSARNLSRVEIDWEAANAANYEVQGSNNNSSWTTLATRTGGAFGNRTDSVNVSGSYRYVRVLGTQRSVGNSWGYSIFEMRVLGN
- a CDS encoding YfiR family protein, whose product is MDKMHKVLALIALLCHSLVVCAGGNHDGIEHQVKAAFLYKFAGYVEWPATAFSATDENFQIGVVNADDVADELIRLSDGIQINERPVSIKRFSASDRISGVQMLFVGRQAGQKLQSILHQVDSAPVLTVTETEGALESGSIINFVPVDDYIRFEISVTRANLCDIKISARLLNVALNIQKRS